From the Dermacentor silvarum isolate Dsil-2018 unplaced genomic scaffold, BIME_Dsil_1.4 Seq568, whole genome shotgun sequence genome, the window TGGGCCACCAGAACGCTCTGCATGGTAATGGCGCAGCCGAGGAATAGGGCAACTCCCAGACACCCCGTGAGCAGCGCCCAGTAGGTCTCGCAGAATGGCAGTGACACAGTGCACAAGCCCAGGAGAAAATAATTCACTGTCATTAACGTCGACCTCTGCAGGAGCCCGCGGTCAGTCAGAATAGGCAGGGCAAGTCTCCCCACGAGATCCGTGATGGACGTGTATGTGATGAAAGAAACGGTGTCCTTGAAGGGCACCCCCTTGTCCATGGCGAAATCCACAATCGTAGAGAAGAAGATGTCGTAGTTATAGCAGAACACTAGCCACGTGACTACAAGCACGTACGTCATGCGGCACTTGAGCACTCCGCGAAGGTTCAGCAGCACGACCTTGGTGGTGGAAACCTTTGACCCCTGATTTGAGTCCGGTGTGAAGGTTGATGGCCGCTGTGTTTTCTCTGCGCCTTTTCTCCTCTTGATTCTGTCATTACGAACCCACGGCGGTTCCCGAAAGGCGAGACTCACGGCTATCATGTTCATCAGGATAGCACCAAACAGCAGCAGGCTTCCTCTGAAGCCGTAGGTGTTTCTAAAATAATACAACAGATGGGGAAAGATGACCGCAGAGGCGGTGGAGCCGGCGAACATGATGCCGTTCGCGGCGCCCCGGTACTGCTCAAAGTACATGCTGATGAGGACTTGGAGCATGCATATCACGATGCCTAGGCCCACACCTGCAAGTAGCGCGTGCAAAGCGATGTAGGAAAGCCAGTGACAGGCCAGTGCGTTTTAATCTGCATTGAAAGGGCTTG encodes:
- the LOC119435246 gene encoding monocarboxylate transporter 10; translated protein: MGTHAAYAAAAGSGRLSPILSLAELEGVGLGIVICMLQVLISMYFEQYRGAANGIMFAGSTASAVIFPHLLYYFRNTYGFRGSLLLFGAILMNMIAVSLAFREPPWVRNDRIKRRKGAEKTQRPSTFTPDSNQGSKVSTTKVVLLNLRGVLKCRMTYVLVVTWLVFCYNYDIFFSTIVDFAMDKGVPFKDTVSFITYTSITDLVGRLALPILTDRGLLQRSTLMTVNYFLLGLCTVSLPFCETYWALLTGCLGVALFLGCAITMQSVLVAQYLESEKLAMGFNVIGALCGPALLGKAPFVGFFRDDLGSYNEMFWVLGSFSFFVSIQWVLVLLVDRNRTQKWQPDTARM